A single Lolium perenne isolate Kyuss_39 chromosome 6, Kyuss_2.0, whole genome shotgun sequence DNA region contains:
- the LOC139832844 gene encoding uncharacterized protein, producing MLHLAGVRHGAADWRLPKSRGLVQGLRLVEIGLWEKPHLKGKFGAIQFRHFLSRYAVSNGLVQLVVALNQPKQLPWEHPGNPMSFISAIEPLNGENYGSWREKIEMGLALYDLDLALIEACPKEPKDPVRGDQESEDDFNKRVGDHAPIRMKYDLDRAKWDSSNRKCLTVIKSSILEAIRGEIPQCDTASEYLKKVESQFTGSSKAYASTLIKNLVTTKYTGAGVRDHILRMSHMSSKLKSMDMELPEQFIIHLIFASLPKDFETFAVNYNAQPEKWAIEKMIAMCIQEEERIKGQSGDSVNYASPTKKRNFQSSKPQGRPQWNPSSSKPHGKAPDHQQHQEVDKDTCKWCKEKGHYQKDCVAFLKHLCKKGIPYEQDPAKRRKKY from the exons ATGTTGCATCTCGCCGGTGTGCGCCATGGCGCCGCCGATTGGAGGCTTCCTAAAAGCCGGGGCTTGGTCCAGGGGTTGCGCCTCGTCGAGATAGGTCTCTGGGAGAAGCCGCATCTCAAGGGGAAGTTCGGAGCCATCCAATTTCGCCATTTCCTTTCACGTTATGCCGTCAGTAATGGCTTGGTGCAGCTCGTCGTTGCCCTCAATCAACCAAAGCAACTACCCTGGGAGCATCCCG GAAATCCTATGAGTTTCATCTCGGCTATTGAGCCCCTCAATGGAGAGAACTATGGCTCATGGCGAGAGAAGATTGAGATGGGGCTTGCCCTGTATGATCTCGACTTGGCACTGATCGAGGCTTGTCCCAAAGAACCTAAGGACCCCGTGAGGGGCGACCAAGAAAGTGAAGATGACTTCAACAAAAGGGTTGGTGACCATGCACCAATAAGAATGAAGTACGATCTTGATCGTGCTAAGTGGGACTCGTCCAACAGAAAGTGCCTTACGGTGATTAAGAGCTCCATTCTGGAGGCTATAAGGGGAGAAATCCCACAGTGTGACACCGCCAGTGAGTACCTGAAAAAGGTAGAGAGCCAGTTCACTGGGTCTTCCAAGGCCTATGCGAGCACTCTCATTAAGAACCTTGTCACTACAAAGTACACTGGTGCTGGAGTAAGGGATCACATATTGAGGATGAGCCATATGTCTTCCAAGCTCAAGTCTATGGACATGGAGCTTCCAGAACAGTTCATCATCCATCTGATCTTtgcctcacttccaaaagatttTGAGACCTTTGCTGTGAACTACAATGCACAGCCAGAAAAGTGGGCCATAGAGAAGATGATTGCCATGTGCATTCAAGAAGAAGAGAGGATCAAGGGGCAATCTGGTGACTCTGTCAATTATGCCAGCCCAACCAAGAAGAGGAACTTTCAAAGTTCCAAGCCACAAGGGAGACCTCAGTGGAATCCCTCTTCCTCCAAGCCACATGGAAAGGCTCCAGATCACCAGCAGCACCAGGAGGTGGACAAGGACACCTGCAAGTGGTGCAAGGAGAAGGGCCACTACCAGAAAGACTGTGTGGCTTTCCTGAAGCATCTGTGCAAGAAGG GGATTCCGTATGAGCAGGACCCTGCAAAGAGGAGAAAGAAGTATTAA